One genomic segment of bacterium includes these proteins:
- the glyA gene encoding serine hydroxymethyltransferase — translation MGLKESDPSVYNAINGELNRERNNLELIASENFPSKAVLEAQGSVLQNKYAEGYPHKRYYGGCEFMDVVEELAIERAKKIFGAEHVNVQPLSGVPANMAAYFTLANFGDTIAGLALAHGGHLSHGHEISFSGRWFRVIHYQVDPKTELIDYAALMKLAKEEQPKIIVSGASAYPRTIHFDKFKEICDEVGAYHMADIAHIAGLVAAGLHPSPIPYADIVTTTTHKTLRGPRSAIIMCKERWAKDVDRWVFPGIHGGPHMHTVAAKAVCFGEALRPEFKEYQRQILLNAKAIENELKRYGYRLVADGTDTHLLLVDLRNKGITGKDAEEVLGRASITVNRNTIPYDTQKPFIASGIRIGTPAVTTRGMKEPEMKRICELINTVLSHPGDDKILKKVRGEVDELCKFFPLY, via the coding sequence ATGGGGCTTAAAGAAAGTGACCCATCTGTTTACAATGCAATAAATGGTGAATTGAACAGGGAGAGGAACAATTTAGAACTTATAGCATCAGAGAATTTTCCATCTAAGGCTGTACTTGAGGCTCAAGGTTCTGTACTCCAAAATAAGTATGCCGAAGGCTACCCTCATAAGCGATACTATGGGGGATGTGAGTTTATGGATGTAGTTGAAGAGCTTGCAATTGAGAGGGCAAAGAAGATTTTTGGTGCCGAGCATGTGAATGTACAGCCACTCTCAGGTGTACCTGCAAATATGGCAGCATACTTTACACTTGCAAACTTTGGTGATACAATAGCCGGACTTGCACTCGCACACGGTGGCCACTTATCACATGGACATGAGATAAGTTTCTCTGGTAGGTGGTTTAGAGTTATACATTACCAGGTTGACCCAAAAACCGAGCTGATAGATTACGCAGCTTTAATGAAGCTTGCTAAAGAAGAGCAGCCAAAGATTATTGTCTCAGGTGCATCAGCATACCCAAGAACTATTCACTTTGATAAATTTAAAGAAATTTGTGATGAAGTAGGTGCATACCATATGGCAGATATAGCTCACATTGCAGGTCTTGTAGCTGCTGGGTTGCATCCATCACCTATTCCATATGCAGATATAGTGACTACTACAACTCATAAAACACTGAGGGGACCGAGGTCGGCTATAATTATGTGTAAAGAGAGATGGGCAAAGGATGTAGACAGATGGGTATTCCCAGGAATCCATGGTGGTCCCCATATGCATACAGTTGCAGCTAAGGCAGTGTGCTTTGGAGAAGCCTTAAGACCTGAATTTAAGGAGTACCAGCGCCAAATCTTACTTAATGCAAAAGCAATTGAAAATGAGTTAAAACGCTACGGCTATAGACTTGTGGCTGATGGAACAGATACTCACCTTTTACTTGTTGACCTCAGAAATAAAGGGATAACTGGTAAAGATGCTGAAGAGGTTCTTGGTCGTGCAAGTATAACTGTAAATCGTAACACAATTCCATACGATACACAAAAGCCATTTATTGCTTCAGGTATAAGGATAGGGACACCAGCAGTTACAACAAGAGGGATGAAGGAGCCTGAAATGAAGCGTATATGTGAGCTAATCAATACTGTATTAAGCCACCCTGGAGATGATAAGATACTTAAGAAAGTTAGAGGTGAGGTAGATGAACTTTGTAAGTTTTTTCCGCTTTACTAA
- a CDS encoding cytidine/deoxycytidylate deaminase family protein — MVKHRPPWDDYFMQIARLVASRSTCLRRKVGAVIVKDKRILSTGYNGAPSGIPHCAEIGCLRKKLNIPSGERHELCRGLHAEQNAIIQAAKLGVNIDGATIYLTNHPCFICSKQIINAGIKKIVYKEGYEDSWARDILKEASVKVTKFSPHKTL; from the coding sequence ATGGTTAAACATCGGCCTCCTTGGGATGATTATTTTATGCAGATAGCAAGACTTGTAGCTTCAAGGTCTACCTGTTTAAGAAGGAAAGTAGGTGCAGTTATTGTCAAAGACAAAAGGATTCTATCCACCGGCTATAACGGTGCACCATCAGGTATACCTCATTGTGCTGAAATTGGCTGCCTACGCAAAAAACTAAATATCCCAAGTGGTGAGCGCCACGAACTTTGTAGGGGACTACATGCGGAGCAAAATGCAATAATACAGGCAGCTAAACTTGGTGTAAACATTGATGGTGCCACTATTTATCTTACAAACCATCCTTGCTTTATATGCAGTAAACAAATCATAAATGCAGGAATCAAAAAGATTGTTTATAAGGAGGGATACGAAGACTCGTGGGCAAGAGATATTTTAAAAGAAGCAAGTGTGAAAGTAACAAAATTTAGTCCCCATAAAACATTGTAG